A genomic segment from Xyrauchen texanus isolate HMW12.3.18 chromosome 21, RBS_HiC_50CHRs, whole genome shotgun sequence encodes:
- the LOC127661985 gene encoding calcium homeostasis modulator protein 6 encodes MGSRQQWLSRLKNELSNSPLVSNVAFGFILMGLEKLVELEFECPCNPTWNGLFSSAFFIIPAVMAFALMMIIQGCRCDVWCRRTLSFSSFVPAVVWLILLFLDGQYFACAMTDWHGRFVIVDKAAPQKWCEPTQEESVTPQELMLRSQRLFVESQVIGIVLLIFICFGLVVYVIRESCQQELEAQDTNVAEMTLYSSS; translated from the exons ATGGGAAGTCGACAACAATGGCTATCACGACTGAAGAATGAGTTAAGCAATAGTCCTCTCGTGTCTAACGTGGCCTTTGGGTTCATCCTGATGGGACTGGAGAAGTTAGTGGAGCTGGAGTTTGAGTGTCCGTGTAATCCGACCTGGAACGGGCTGTTTTCCTCCGCGTTCTTCATAATCCCCGCGGTAATGGCGTTCGCGTTAATGATGATCATTCAGGGATGTAGGTGTGATGTTTGGTGCCGGAGGACCTTGTCTTTTTCCAGTTTCGTGCCCGCGGTGGTCTGGTTGATTCTGCTTTTCCTGGACGGTCAGTATTTCGCCTGCGCGATGACAGATTGGCACGGTCGCTTCGTGATCGTGGATAAAGCCGCGCCGCAGAAATGGTGCGAACCCACGCAAGAGGAGAGCGTGACCCCTCAAGAACTCATGCTGCGCTCACAGCGACTGTTCGTCGAATCTCAG GTGATCGGCATTGTCCTGctcatttttatctgttttggaCTGGTCGTGTATGTGATCAGAGAAAGCTGCCAACAGGAGCTTGAAGCTCAAGACACTAATGTTGCAGAGATGACTCTGTATAGCTCTAGCTGA